From the Kitasatospora atroaurantiaca genome, the window CAGCGGGTCCGGTGCTCCTCGGTGATCGACAGGCCGAGATGGGCCCGCAGCAGGGCCTGGTGGCCGCCGAGTTCGGCGGTGAAGCGAGCGGGGCCGCCGAAGATCTCGCCGAGCCAGACGGCGACGTGCTCGATGTGTGTCGGGGTGAAGTCCGCGAAGACGGGCGCCAGCAGCGGATCCGCCAGGACGCCCTCGTAGAAGGTGTTGCTCAGCCTGCGGAGGCCGTCGATCCCGCCGACGGCCTCGTAGAGGGTTTCGGCACGCTCGGTCATCCGTCTTCTCCTCCGGTCGTTTCCGCAAGCATCGCCCGATGCCGCCGCGGGTGCCCAGGATGTTCACCGATGGCGGACCAACCGGACCCCGTGGTTCCCCCGAACGCGCTCCGCGCCATGCGCGGCTGGCAGCATGTCCGGCATGGCACACATCGGACTCACCACCCTGCTCGTACGCGACTACGACGAGGCGATCGCCTTCTACGTGGACGCCGTCGGTTTCGAGCTGCGCGAGGACAGTCCGCGCGAGGACGGCGGCCGCTGGGTCGTGGTCGCGCCGCGCGGCTCACGCGAGACCGGCCTGCTGCTCGCCCGCCCGAGCAAGCCGGAGCAGCAGGCCAGGATCGGCGACCAGACCGGCGGCCGGGTCGGACTCTTCCTCAACACCGAGGACTTCGAGGGCGACCACCGCCGGATGACCGCCGCCGGGGTCACCTTCCTGGAGGAGCCCCGGCACGAGGAGTACGGCTCGGTGGCCGTCTTCCAGGACCTCTACGGCAACCGCTGGGACCTCATCCAACCCAGGTGAGCCACCACCGGCCGCATCGGACGGCACCCGTTCAGCCGGTCTGGCGGGCCCTGAGCTGCTCCCAGACCTCCTGGACGCGGGGGGCCAGGTCCGCCAGCGGGCCGCTGTTGTCGATCACGAGGTCGGCGATCGCGAGCCGGGCCTCCCGGGTGGCCTGGGCGGCCATCCGGGCCTTGGCCTCCGCCTCGGCCATGCCGCGCAGGCGGACCAGCCGGTCGAGGCGGACCTCGTCGGAGGCGTCCACCACCAGCACCAGGTCGTACAGCGGCGCCAGCCCGTTCTCGGTGAGCAGCGGGACGTCGTGCACCACGATGTCGTCCGGCCCGGCGGCGGCCTCCAGCTCGGCGGACCGGGCACGGACCAGCGGGTGGACGATGGCGTTCAGCGCCGCCAGCCGGTCGGGGTCCGCGAAGACCAGCGCGCCCAGGGCGGGCCGGTCCAGCGAGCCGTCCGCCTGCAGGATCCCCGGGCCGAACTCCGCCACGACGGCCTGCAGCCCCTCGGTACCGGGCGCCACCACCTCACGGGCGATCAGGTCGGAGTCCACGATCACCGCGCCCAGCGCGGCGAGTTGCCGCGAGACCTCGCTCTTGCCCGCGCCGATCCCGCCCGTCAGTCCGATCCTCAGCATGGCGTCAGGCTACCGCCGAGCCTCCCCCGCCCTGAGCGGGGGCCGGTGGGAGTCACGCAGACGAACATCCGGCCACCGTCGGACGAACAGTGCGATCCGACCCCCGGAATTCCCGGGAATCGCCGCTTCGTCCGGCCGGCGGGCCCGGTTAGGGTGCCGGTCAGGCCCCCCACACCTGAGCGATCGGAGTCCCGTGTCCACCTCCTGGCCCGCCGGCCCCCGCCGTGTCCTGGTCGTCGGCATCGACGGCGTCCGGCTCGACCTGTTGCCGGAGCTGCACACCCCGCACCTGGACTCCATCGCGGCCGCGGGCTTCCTCGCCCCGGTCCAGGTCGACGAGGCCACCCCGACCATGTCGGGCCCCTGCTGGGCCACCATCGTCACCGGGGTCGGCGTCGCCAAGCACGGCGTGCTCGGCAACCACTTCGGCGGCAACCGGCTGGACGTCTTCCCCGACTTCACCACCCGACTGGCCGCCGGGCACCGCCGGCGGACCTTCGCCGCCGGCGGCTGGGAGCCGCTCTTCCTGGCCCGCAGCGGCGGGCCGCTGTTCGCCGCACCGGGCCGGCTCTCGTACATCGCGCCGCTGGAGGACACCCCCGAGGCCTGGGAGGTCTGCGACGAGCGGGTGACCGCGGAGGCGGAGTACGTGCTGGGCAGGAGCGACGACGACCCGCAGGCCTCCTTCGTCTACCTGGGAGCCGTGGACGAGACCGCGCACTTCCTGGGCTGCGGCGAGGAGTACCGTCGGGCGGTCGAGGCCGCCGACCGGCGCCTGGGCCGGCTGCTGGCCGCCGTCGCCGACCGCCCCGGACAGGAGTGGACCGTCATCGTGGTCACCGACCACGGGCACCTCGACCAGGGCGGCCACGGCGGGCGTACGGAGCTGGAGCGCACCGCCTGGATCGCGGCGAGCGGGCCCGGCATCACCCCGGGCGCGCCCGTGGCCCCGCTCCACCACACCGACGTCGCCGCCCACGTCTACGCGGCCCTGGAGATCACCCCCGACCCCCACTGGACACTCGACGGCCGCCCCTTCACCCCGGCCGCCGAACCCGCCCTGGTGGGCTAG encodes:
- a CDS encoding group II truncated hemoglobin, giving the protein MTERAETLYEAVGGIDGLRRLSNTFYEGVLADPLLAPVFADFTPTHIEHVAVWLGEIFGGPARFTAELGGHQALLRAHLGLSITEEHRTRWLELMAAAVDKELPDDELLRRRVMEYFDWGTRIARDVSAAPVGEELGDPGPTPRWGWDGLV
- a CDS encoding VOC family protein — protein: MAHIGLTTLLVRDYDEAIAFYVDAVGFELREDSPREDGGRWVVVAPRGSRETGLLLARPSKPEQQARIGDQTGGRVGLFLNTEDFEGDHRRMTAAGVTFLEEPRHEEYGSVAVFQDLYGNRWDLIQPR
- the coaE gene encoding dephospho-CoA kinase, yielding MLRIGLTGGIGAGKSEVSRQLAALGAVIVDSDLIAREVVAPGTEGLQAVVAEFGPGILQADGSLDRPALGALVFADPDRLAALNAIVHPLVRARSAELEAAAGPDDIVVHDVPLLTENGLAPLYDLVLVVDASDEVRLDRLVRLRGMAEAEAKARMAAQATREARLAIADLVIDNSGPLADLAPRVQEVWEQLRARQTG
- a CDS encoding alkaline phosphatase family protein, with translation MSTSWPAGPRRVLVVGIDGVRLDLLPELHTPHLDSIAAAGFLAPVQVDEATPTMSGPCWATIVTGVGVAKHGVLGNHFGGNRLDVFPDFTTRLAAGHRRRTFAAGGWEPLFLARSGGPLFAAPGRLSYIAPLEDTPEAWEVCDERVTAEAEYVLGRSDDDPQASFVYLGAVDETAHFLGCGEEYRRAVEAADRRLGRLLAAVADRPGQEWTVIVVTDHGHLDQGGHGGRTELERTAWIAASGPGITPGAPVAPLHHTDVAAHVYAALEITPDPHWTLDGRPFTPAAEPALVG